The Chondrinema litorale sequence ACCTAATTCTGTATTTGTCATCACAACAGTGACTACAAACTCTCCATTTCCATGGTAGTAATAAGCTGGATTTGGTTGAGTAGAACTTTCACCAGTTCCAAAATCCCATTCAAAAGTAAGGTTATATGCTGTTTCATCTAGTGAAAACTGAATATAATCGTGCTGATCTATTTGTTTTTTATCTGTGATGATTACATCCGGAAATTCTACTACATTCACTTTGATGCTACTTTGAGCAATGGCACAAGATGCTTCTTCTGATATTTTGCAATAAATATCATCCGAGGTTGCTGCTGTAGTTAAACTTGGTCCACTGCCAATTAAAGCTCCTGAACTATTATACCACAAATATTCTAAAGTTTCACTTGCATCTACCACAGATAAAACCATCTCTTCACCTGGGCAATAAAGCTCTTTATCGGCAACCAATTCTAATGTAGTTACACTCGCTTCTGTAACATCAATAGTTAGAATTGCTGTGTAAGTACAACTGTATTGTGAATAGGTATAAGAAATATCAAATGTTCCTACTCCACTTACTAATGGATCAAATTTGCCATCAGAAACTCCTGTACCAGACCAAGTACCACCTTCAGAAAGTACAAAGTTTGCCAAGGTCAGTTTGCCTGCGTTTAAGCACATCTCATACTCAAATGTTTCTAGTAAATCTTCTGATGCATTAAGTGGTGAAGTTACTTCTATTTCTCTTGTTCCATAGAACTCACAACCTTCGTCACTGGTGTAAGCAAAACTAATTTCGTGGCTCCCTATACCTGCTGTTTCTGGATTAAAATAAGCATTGTTTTCAATTCCTTCACCTGTGAAAACACCTGAAGAAAATGCTACATCATCCCATAAGTTATAAGCGGCCGCATCAAAACAAATTTTTATATCGTCACCAATACTCACCTCTCCAGCCTCTAGAACCATTACTAGTACTTCTTGAAATACACTGCTGCAAAGTTCATCTGATTCACTTGATGCACTCACTGCTCTTACATAAAAAGCTGTTTCTGTTTCTATTGAAGCAGTTTGATAACTAACTCCTGTATAGATTGACTCCGCAGCATCTGGACTAGTAAACCACTCGTAAGTGTAACTATCTGATGGATCGATTACTTCTAATAAAGCTGTTCCTGTTCCACATAATACTACATCGTTTACTTCTGGTGTTGCTGGTGCTGACTCGATGATGATTGATACTTGCACCAACTCACTTACACAACCTGCACTGGTTCTAGCTTCTACCCAGTAACTTGTCGTTTGAGCAATGTCTTCTACATCTAAATCCTCTGCAATGCCTATAAATGAGGCTTCGTCGGCTGTGGCTGCTGCATACCAGTAATACTCATAACCTGTCTCTACATTGCTTACTGACATTCTCGCTGAGGCTGCTGTACCGCAATAAATCAAATCTTCTAGCACTGGTGAGATTACATCGCCTTCTACATTAATTGTAATCGGAATGGCTTCGCTCTCACAATCTCCTACTATTTCTGTAATCCAGATATCAGCAGTTTCTGTAAAAGTGGTTGTCCAACTTGAGCCTTCATGCTGGGATTCGCCCAGAGTCTCATCTGCATAAAATCTGAATATTGAGTTAGCACTGCTGCCTTCCGGACTAATGATCACCTCTCCTGCTTCACATACTTCTATGTCTTCTAAGGTTGGAGCTTCTAACGTTTCTGAGAAACTCACTGTGGCTGCTGCATACTCACTCACACAAGTTTCTTCTGTTTCTCCTACACTTACTGCTCTTACATAATAGGTAGTTGCCTCTTCTAATATCCCTGTTTCATAACTTGTACCTGTGTAAATTGGCTCAGTAGCTTCTAGATTAATATACCACTCGTAAGTGTAACTATCTGATGGATCGATTACTTCTAGTATGGTTGAACCTGTTCCACATAATACTACATCGTTTACTTCTGGTGTTGCTGGTGCTGACTCGATGATGATTGATACTTGCACCAACTCACTTACACAACCTGCACTGGTTCTAGCTTCTACCCAGTAACTTGTCGTTTGAGCAATGTCTTCTACATCTAAATCATCTGCAATGCCTATAAATGAGGCTTCGTCGGCTGTGGCTGCTGCATACCAGTAATACTCATAACCTGTTTCTACATTGCTTACTGACATTCTCGCTGAGGCTGCTGTACCGCAATAAATCAAATCTTCTAGTACTGGTGAGATTACATCGCCTTCTACATTAATTGTAATCGAAATGGCTTCACTTTCGCAATCTCCTACTATTTCTGTAATCCAGATATCTGTGGTTTCTGTAAAAGTCGTTGTCCAACTTGAGCCTTCATGCTGGGATTCGCCCAATGTCTCATCGGCATAAAATATGAATATTGAGTTAGTACTGCTGCCTTCCGGACTGATGATCACCTCTCCTGCTTCACATACTTCTATGTCTTCTAAGGTTGGAGCTGCTGGAATTGGTGTTACAGTAACTGTTACCATGACAGCCTCACTTACACAATCTCCCAATACTGCTTGTACATAATAGGTCGTTGTGCCTGTGGTTTCAGGTGTGAAATTATAAGCAGTACCTTCGTAAATATATTCCGATTCTAAATCTGTGTACCAGTAATAAACTTCTTCTTCTTCTGCCAAATTTGATATCTCCAAACTCACTAATTCTCCTAAACATACTGTTACATCTGATACCTCAGGGGCTGCTGGTAAGGCATCTATCGTTATTGTTACTGTTGTAACTTCGCTCACACAGTCTCCCGATGAAGCTGTTACATAATAGGTCGTTGTCTCTGTGATTTCATCTACTACAAGGCTTGTGCTTGCACCTTCTATCAACTCATTCTCTTCTTCACTTACATAGGAGCTATACCATTGGTAAGTATAAGTATCATTCGCTTCCGATATCGATAATGATACCCCTGTAGGACCACAACTATAAGTCTCTCCGGATACTTCTGGTTTTGATGGTGCATCAGTTACTGTTACTTGAATTTCTGTAGGCTCACTTACACAATCTCCCAATACTGCTTGTACATAATAGGTCGTTGTGCCTGTGGTTCCAGGTGTAAAATTATAAGCAGTACCTTCGTGAATATATTCCGATTCTAAATCTGTGTACCAGTAATAAACTTCTTCTTCTTCTGCCAAATTTGATATCTCCAAACTCACTAATTCTCCTAAACATACTGTTACATCTGATACCTCAGGGGCTGCTGGTAAGGCATCTATCGTTATTGTTACTGTTGTAACTTCGCTCACACAGTCTCCCGATGAAGCTGTTACATAATAGGTCGTTGTCTCTGTGATTTCATCTACTACAAGGCTTGTGCTTGCACCTTCTATCAACTCATTCTCTTCTTCACTTACATAGGAGCTATACCATTGGTAAGTATAAGTATCATTCGCTTCCGATATCGATAATGATACCCCTGTAGGACCACAACTATAAGTCTCTCCGGATACTTCTGGTGGCGCTGGGGATGGATTTACTTCTATATCTATCCCTTCACTCTGTGCACTACATTCTCCAACTTCGGCTACTACATAATAGGTGTAGGAACCTTCAGCTAATGAAGTCAATAATAAACTAGAGCCATTATTTTCTACGGTCGGATCGTTTATCGCTTCTTCTGAACCTTGAACATACCAGTAATACATCGTCTCGGTATCTGGATTTTCTACCGTTAAGGTGATAGCTTCTCCTTCACAATAAGTGCCGCCGGATACTTCTGGTGGCGCTGGCACTGGATTTACTTCTATATCTATCCCTTCACTCTGTGCACTACATTCTCCAACTTCGGCTACTACATAATAGGTGTAGGAACCTTCCTCTAATGAACTCAATGATAAACTAGAGCCATTATTTTCTACGGTCGGATCGTTTATCGCCTCTTCTGAACCTTGAACATACCAGTAATACATCGTCTCGGTATCTGGATTTTCTACCGTTAAGGTGATAGCTTCTCCTTCACAATAAGTGCCGCCGGATACTTCTGGTGTTTCTGGCACTGGATTTACTTCTATATCTATCCCTTCACTCTGTGCACTACATTCTCCAACTTCGGCTACTACATAATAGGTGTAAGAACCTTCCTCTAATGAACTCAATGATAAACTAGAGCCATTGTCTTCACCCGTCGGATCGTTTATCGCTTCTTCTGAACCTTGAACATACCAGTAATACATCGTCTCGGTATCTGGATTTTCTACCGTTAAGGTGATAGCTTCTCCTTCACAATAAGTGCCGCCGGATACTTCTGGTGTTTCTGGCACTGGATTTACTTCTATATCTATCCCTTCACTCTGTGCACTACATTCTCCAACTTCGGCTACTACATAATAGGTGTAAGAACCTTCCTCTAATGAACTCAATGATAAACTAGAGCCATTGTCTTCACCCGTCGGATCGTTTATCGCTTCTTCTGAACCTTGAACATACCAGTAATACATCGTCTCGGTATCTGGATTTTCTACCGTTAAGGTGATAGCTTCTCCTTCACAATAAGTGCCGCCGGATACTTCTGGTGTTTCTGGCACTGGATTTACTTCTATATCTATCCCTTCACTCTGTGCACTACATTCTCCAACTTCGGCTACTACATAATAGGTGTAAGAACCTTCCTCTAATGAACTCAATGATAAACTAGAGCCATTGTC is a genomic window containing:
- a CDS encoding PKD domain-containing protein: MKKINYLFLFAAYFCLHFSQQAFSQVRPDFAFEGSIEGQSIEGLTEARVEICTNLQSIDFEEYVTLGSSETILVEGPNVDGTVFTITSNFLGENEFKITYTPTGETLTITLVVSEPIAGLNIDAGGTLLICNNLTSFQLYTEDVFPKYDGNGTWFFINDENSEKYNGLINQESGEVNIEGLPTGQYTLQYYYGGRCNSDTRIVYIVDAPEAYAGGDIAFCEGDYSSLDLNTMPSTDYPTINGNRITEGSNINWRWTSDNTTVQDNIDINELYLDGIDPGTYTLTLEISYDAGEYVCTDTDERTITIGAIPATPNVVEEEVSICGPGDVTLSIERANTNLTYEWYEYVDAVTYRQAATNAALEETGESITLEDLAVGEYQYIVYAVSENGCYSSEGKIVTIYVNYLPGTPQVNQRTDEICIGETVTFNAVLDGEYTYKWYSDANKQNELIPDEDYKDGRQLTYQFDNEGTATVYVTASDIETGCEGALASASVLVNPSPAPPEVSGGTYCEGEAITLTVENPDTETMYYWYIEGSEEAINDPTVENNGSSLSLSSLEEGSYTYYVVAEVGECSAQSEGIDIEVNPVPAPPEVSGGTYCEGEAITLTVENPDTETMYYWYIEGSEEAINDPTVENNGSSLSLSSLEEGSYTYYVVAEVGECSAQSEGIDIEVNPVPAPPEVSGGTYCEGEAITLTVENPDTETMYYWYIEGSEEAINDPTVENNGSSLSLSSLEEGSYTYYVVAEVGECSAQSEGIDIEVNPVPAPPEVSGGTYCEGEAITLTVENPDTETMYYWYIEGSEEAINDPTVENNGSSLSLSSLEEGSYTYYVVAEVGECSAQSEGIDIEVNPVPAPPEVSGGTYCEGEAITLTVENPDTETMYYWYVQGSEEAINDPTGEDNGSSLSLSSLEEGSYTYYVVAEVGECSAQSEGIDIEVNPVPETPEVSGGTYCEGEAITLTVENPDTETMYYWYVQGSEEAINDPTGEDNGSSLSLSSLEEGSYTYYVVAEVGECSAQSEGIDIEVNPVPETPEVSGGTYCEGEAITLTVENPDTETMYYWYVQGSEEAINDPTGEDNGSSLSLSSLEEGSYTYYVVAEVGECSAQSEGIDIEVNPVPETPEVSGGTYCEGEAITLTVENPDTETMYYWYVQGSEEAINDPTVENNGSSLSLSSLEEGSYTYYVVAEVGECSAQSEGIDIEVNPVPAPPEVSGGTYCEGEAITLTVENPDTETMYYWYVQGSEEAINDPTVENNGSSLLLTSLAEGSYTYYVVAEVGECSAQSEGIDIEVNPSPAPPEVSGETYSCGPTGVSLSISEANDTYTYQWYSSYVSEEENELIEGASTSLVVDEITETTTYYVTASSGDCVSEVTTVTITIDALPAAPEVSDVTVCLGELVSLEISNLAEEEEVYYWYTDLESEYIHEGTAYNFTPGTTGTTTYYVQAVLGDCVSEPTEIQVTVTDAPSKPEVSGETYSCGPTGVSLSISEANDTYTYQWYSSYVSEEENELIEGASTSLVVDEITETTTYYVTASSGDCVSEVTTVTITIDALPAAPEVSDVTVCLGELVSLEISNLAEEEEVYYWYTDLESEYIYEGTAYNFTPETTGTTTYYVQAVLGDCVSEAVMVTVTVTPIPAAPTLEDIEVCEAGEVIISPEGSSTNSIFIFYADETLGESQHEGSSWTTTFTETTDIWITEIVGDCESEAISITINVEGDVISPVLEDLIYCGTAASARMSVSNVETGYEYYWYAAATADEASFIGIADDLDVEDIAQTTSYWVEARTSAGCVSELVQVSIIIESAPATPEVNDVVLCGTGSTILEVIDPSDSYTYEWYINLEATEPIYTGTSYETGILEEATTYYVRAVSVGETEETCVSEYAAATVSFSETLEAPTLEDIEVCEAGEVIISPEGSSANSIFRFYADETLGESQHEGSSWTTTFTETADIWITEIVGDCESEAIPITINVEGDVISPVLEDLIYCGTAASARMSVSNVETGYEYYWYAAATADEASFIGIAEDLDVEDIAQTTSYWVEARTSAGCVSELVQVSIIIESAPATPEVNDVVLCGTGTALLEVIDPSDSYTYEWFTSPDAAESIYTGVSYQTASIETETAFYVRAVSASSESDELCSSVFQEVLVMVLEAGEVSIGDDIKICFDAAAYNLWDDVAFSSGVFTGEGIENNAYFNPETAGIGSHEISFAYTSDEGCEFYGTREIEVTSPLNASEDLLETFEYEMCLNAGKLTLANFVLSEGGTWSGTGVSDGKFDPLVSGVGTFDISYTYSQYSCTYTAILTIDVTEASVTTLELVADKELYCPGEEMVLSVVDASETLEYLWYNSSGALIGSGPSLTTAATSDDIYCKISEEASCAIAQSSIKVNVVEFPDVIITDKKQIDQHDYIQFSLDETAYNLTFEWDFGTGESSTQPNPAYYYHGNGEFVVTVVMTNTELGCIDSLKTRIQVGETDEGIITDIDNEIVDTEELNSFKVYPQPFKSYLELVYVSDKNMPADIEIFNVEGKFIKSIGTDMNPGENTIRIITDEFPSGMYLVKIMVSDSQTVLKALKR